In the genome of Triticum urartu cultivar G1812 chromosome 5, Tu2.1, whole genome shotgun sequence, one region contains:
- the LOC125509724 gene encoding uncharacterized protein LOC125509724: MMNRQFANMIVHNYPKGVYSLRRINLMEYLFYPSTEAAEKAEVNKKGWLSTMLKGSPKQSLPKTNINFSSLPNMADLTTRHFFSLLRGQGEGSVMFVSPNVHTMMYDTSTDFVFGMPQANFCKQSDSIALSITRRSYGQDNHKLYVIGKGEDNALFEVLNYTRTTDLNNSSWYWRPLPCPPLFRPCLPGSNTKVCPPSAAAVLDAATICVSSVDAGACAFFDTATREWRQAGSWVLPIHGAAEYVPEFDLWFGLDDVIGNPNHCLRAFDFDSSRRPVVRHSWNYLSVLPDEWLPRQRHLLNMGSGKFCIATSFRNLLRHTSCRPLHGAVNELTVLTGVEVVRNVNGFQIIKHKSECYSLEDNRIHCVL; encoded by the coding sequence ATGATGAATCGTCAGTTTGCGAATATGATAGTACACAATTACCCCAAGGGAGTTTATTCCCTGCGCCGGATCAACCTCATGGAGTATCTCTTCTACCCTTCAACAGAAGCTGCCGAAAAGGCAGAAGTGAATAAGAAGGGATGGTTATCCACCATGTTGAAAGGGAGCCCCAAGCAGAGTCTGCCCAAGACGAACATCAACTTCTCATCACTGCCTAACATGGCCGACTTAACTACCAGGCATTTCTTCTCCCTGCTGAGAGGGCAGGGGGAGGGCTCTGTCATGTTTGTCAGCCCTAACGTCCACACGATGATGTACGACACTAGCACGGACTTCGTCTTTGGCATGCCACAAGCCAACTTCTGTAAGCAGAGTGACTCAATCGCCCTGTCCATCACTCGGCGGAGCTATGGCCAGGACAACCACAAGCTCTATGTCATAGGAAAAGGAGAGGACAATGCCTTGTTCGAGGTCTTGAACTATACCAGGACAACTGATCTGAACAACTCGTCTTGGTACTGGCGACCTCTACCCTGCCCGCCACTGTTTCGGCCGTGCCTGCCTGGCAGCAACACTAAAGTTTGTCCTCCCTCTGCAGCCGCTGTGTTGGATGCCGCCACAATATGTGTCTCATCTGTGGATGCTGGAGCCTGCGCCTTCTTTGACACGGCAACGCGCGAGTGGAGGCAGGCTGGCAGCTGGGTGCTGCCCATCCACGGTGCGGCGGAGTATGTCCCTGAATTTGACCTCTGGTTTGGCCTCGACGATGTCATTGGCAACCCCAACCATTGCCTGCGTGCTTTTGACTTCGATTCCTCCAGGCGACCGGTGGTGCGGCACTCCTGGAACTATCTCAGCGTCCTGCCCGATGAGTGGTTGCCGCGGCAGAGGCACCTGCTAAACATGGGCTCAGGCAAGTTCTGCATCGCCACCAGCTTTCGAAATCTCTTGAGGCACACCTCGTGCAGACCACTTCATGGTGCAGTCAATGAGCTTACTGTCTTGACCGGCGTGGAGGTGGTGCGCAATGTCAATGGTTTCCAGATCATCAAGCACAAGTCTGAATGTTACAGCTTGGAGGACAATAGAATCCACTGTGTGCTCTGA